The nucleotide window TTCTCTATTTCTTCCAACGACATCATTCGTAAAGTTTTTGATTCCGAATCAATCACAGCCAATCGGATATGTTTAGTGCCAGTCTTTTCTTCGCTCACCATGAAAATAGACTCTATAGCCAGTATGCAAGCTTTATCGAGACCAATATCATTTTTATAATTCTTCTCCAAGTGTTCAGTTACTTGTTCGCTTCCTGCACCAATGGCTACTGCATCGTATCCGATGTATGTACCGCTTGGGTCAGTCAGGTACAAGCCAATTCCATTCTTGTCGACACCTGCTAATATCAACGCAACGCCGAAAGGTCTGGCTCCGGCATATTGGGTATACTGTTGGGCCATATCAGCTAAATTTTTTGCGACACCTTCAACGTCAACTACTTCATCATAAATAAGACGGTTGCTCTGGGCAAAAAATCGCGCATGATCAACCTGAGTGCGAGCGTCTGGGATATACCCTGCTGCGGCAAGGCCTATATGATCATCTATCTGAAATATTTTTTGAGTTACATTAGATATTTGCAATTTTCTCGTTTTTTCTTCTACTGCAAGGATTACACCATCAGTGCTTTTGATCCCTAAAGCTAATGTGCCTCTCCTAACGGTTTCAATTGCATATTCAACCTGATATAATCGCCCATCAGGTGAGAAAACAGTAATTCCTCTATCATAACCTGCTGCTGCTGGTAACAAATCAACTAGAATACTTCTAAATCTTTATTTATAGTTACCTTATTTAAAAAATAAATGGTTATTTACCCAAGAACATGAATAAAATCGGCTAGTTGTTAACAGAAGAAATCCAATTTTACGGCCATAAAAATATTCGATCTCTTCATGCACGAACCATAGAGGTCACCAAAGATTCGCACTTGACACTGAGGGGAGATTGTATTATAGGAGTTAACGCAAACAAATCATGTTACGATTTGACTAGTGATATGAAAAATAAGATCAAGACTAATCATTCTTTCATAGAAATAGAATTGATTGTTGAACCGTTTAATATTAAAATCCATGGCTTTGGGAATGATAACCTACTCCTTACTCATAATCATGATATTGTTTTAAGAAAAAGCGAATTTATTTGTAATCGAACTCTGTGTCTGAATTGTAATATTAGCGCCTTACACATTCCTAGAAAGATAGTACAATTATTGAGAGACCCTTACAAGCAGGGCCTGCTACTTATACGGGTTGAATAAATAAGAATCACTCCATACGTTTGATAATTTGATTAGTCCAACTTCTCAAAAGTAGATCTTGTAATGCGTTCATAGGCATCAATGTACCTTTGAGACACTTTTTCGATTATATCTTTTGGTAGCTTTGGAATCTTTGGATGTGTATTGTTGTTGTTGCATTGGTCTATTTCTTGTCTGAACCCGATGTCCTCCAGCCAATCTCTTAGTATTTGCTTGTCATAACTATCCTGAGTTTGTCCAACTTGGTAATCATCTTTATTCCATATTCTGAATTCATCTGGTCCAATCGAATCCCCGAGCATGATTTCTCCTGTCTTTTGATCTTTTCCGAATTCGAATTTGATGTCTGAGAGAATAAAACCGGATGCAGAAACGATAGCGTTTACTTGCGAAAACAGGTCCAGAGATAGTTTTTTTAATTGCGAAAATTCCGTATGACTTACTATCTTATTTTTAAGAATTTCTGTTTCGGAGAGAGGTTTGTCATGCTGATCAGATTTAGTAGTTGGATCAAACAATAGGGCTGGTAATTTTGCAGCTAATTGCAAATCCTTATTTGCAAAGTATTTCCCCGACCCGGTTATATCTATGTCATTTTGAAGATACCTAGAATATAAGCTTCCATATAAATATGAACGAACTACACACTCTATTGGAATCATGTTCAACTTTTTTACTTCAATCTTGCTGGGAGCCACCCGTCTCCTAAAGTGGTTTTTTCCTTTTAAGATTTTAAACCAAAAAAGAGCAAAATCACATAGGACTTTTCCTTTACAAGGAATTTCATCATTTAGTATAACGTCAAAGGCAGAAACCCTGTCAGAAAAAGATAAAATTAACGTGTTGTCCTTAGTTTCATAAATATCCTTTACTTTACCTATACGGATTAACTTCAACCTGATAATCTTTCCACATGCTAATTATAAGTTTTAAATTGAAGAAAAGACAATTAACCATGTAATCATTGGCCATTAATCCAACAGACAAAATCCTTTCGAAATGGTTATCCCATCTGGATTCTGATGAGGGTATCAGAATTGAATCTAAATCGACTTGCAACAAAATTTTCATAAACAGGAATTTGCTGGGAAACTACGTATTACTTATGATATACGACTATACAAAAAAGATGTATCCATTATCGAATTCCAACATAAATTATACTCATGGTCCCGAATGCATGCCTGGTGGAATTATTCACCTAAACATTATTTCTGAAGTGTTGGAGTTAATTCACGGTGAATTTGAGGAAATTGTAGTTAACGAATATTGAGCTGTGGATACAATTAAAAACTATTTAGCGTTATTAGGAACTTTTCCATTTATAATACACGGTTCCGGCTTTACATGATGCATTTAGGTTTGAATTTGTATAAGTGGATTCAACCTCAAGTTCAGATAGCAGTGAGTCTATACCTTGTTCTTCATTATTGGACTCTGCAAAGCGATTAATAATCTCCTCTTTAGAGAATTCCATATTGTTATTCATTTTTAAGAAATTAAAGAACTGATCTTTGTTTAGCATTTCATATTTGTAGGACATCTAGATTCATAAATTTTTGGACTAACTTTTATAAGGAAAGAAATTTATTTAACAAAAAAAATCAGCAATATTACAATTATTGGATTTGACAAAAATTCCTCTACTACTCATTTTAATATTCTTGATCTTTTTCACTCAAGGTACTTTTGATGCCATTCTTGGCGAAATTAACAATATTGTAGTTGAAGAAAACACCTTGAGTTCAAAGAGTAGCAGACTGGCTGCAAATAACACATTTGCTCTTTCAGGATCCCTCATCTCCACCTTAGATTCTTCGTTAATATCAAATAACGGATCTGATGAAAATAATCAATTAATTTCGTCATCAGAGTTTGGCACTAATTTTGAAAATTCAGATCAAATCCTATCACCTAACCAACGGACTGAAGGCATAACCAGCTCAGGGAATTCATCGTCGATTATGAACTCGAGTCGGGGCAATAGCGAGGATACCACCGTCATTGGTCAGCTAAACGAGACGGACAACTTATCAAATAATTTGGTTTCAATGCTTTCGGGTATTATTATTCAATCAATTGAAAAAGGGAATCCGACCATAAACAATGATGGCAATACTAATGATTCTAACGGCCTCGCAAACAAAAATATTTCGACAATAGTATCTGGCAATTGGAAAATGCGTGTTAATTCTTCGGAAGTTACATTATTTGATTCAAAGTTTGTAACGATAACATCTAACGCCAATGGGTTTCACTGGCATACAATTAACAATTTTAATGGCGATGGAAATGCGTTTTTTGGTTATGATGACACCGTATTCATGGATGGAACATTAGACTTCTTTACAGATGATAAACTTGTAGTTGAAAATAGTAAAGTAATGATCATTATTAATAATTTTGAGCTAATTCAAATCATTTTCATTGATAACAAAATAGCGGACCATTTTCGTAACTTTCCACTTTACGGTATCATAGATTCTATTGAAATAAAAAATTAGGTATAGTTCTTTTTCATATACTTCGGTATTGGAGAGGTTATAGCGCCTTCTGATGCGGATTTTACTAAAGTTGCATATTTTGCTAGGGCTCCTGACTGGTACCTATTCTTTATAGGTTTAAATTTCTTGATCCTATTTGTTGATTCTTTCTTAGAAATCTTGAGATCAATCGATTCTTTGAGTAAATCAATCTTAACCTTATCGCCATTTTTGATTATAGAAATTGGTCCACCTACCATTGCCTCTGGAGACACATGCCCTACCATAAATCCCCGGGTTGCACCAGAGAATCGACCATCAGTCAACATAGCAACCTTTTCACCCAATCCTTGACCTACTATTGCCGCTGTTACCGCGAGCATTTCTCTCATTCCTGGTCCACCCTTCGGCCCCTCATATCTTATTACAACAACATCACCTTCGCTAATTTCTCTTTTTGAAACAGCATCAAAAGCAGATTCTTCTGAATCATAAACCTTCGCAACCCCCTCGAATTTATCTTCTTTTAACCCCGCAACTTTGACTACAGCACCCTCTGGTGCCAGATTCCCGAATAGTATTTTTAACGTTCCTTCTTTATTTATCGGATTATCAACAGTTCGAAGGATATTTCGATACTCAGTTTTGTGTGCTTTGTAATAAGACCTGGAATCACTAAAGTCAAAAGATTCAAGATTCTCTTTCATTGTCTTACCGGTAACGGTCTCTACATCCCCATTTAATATACCTTTATCTAGTAATGATTTCAAAATTACAGGGATGCCCCCAATATTATCCAAATTTATCATTACATAATTCCCACCAGGTCTCATATTCGCAATGTGGGGTGTCTTTCTTCTTATATATTCAAAATCCTTTATATCCAAATCGATTCCGGTTTCACGTGAAAGTGCTAATAAATGAAGTATCGCGTTAGTCGAACCTCCTATCGCATTTGCCATCATAATTGCGTTTTCGAATGCCTCGTAGGTCATTATATCCCTGGGTTTCAAATCGTCAATCAAAAGATGATCAATAGATTTGCCAGTTTCAAAGCAAACTTTGTATCTTTCTTCGCTTTCCGCAGGTGGTGTGGCACTTCCTGGTAATGACATCCCTAATGCTTCGCTTATGGATGCCATAGTATTAGCCGTATACATGCCTGCACATGATCCTGCCGACGGGCATGCAACATTTTCGAGGCTTATCAATTCTTCCAAGCTCATTTTACCGGCGTCAAATGTTCCCACTGCCTCATAAACATCTTGAATTGTAACCGGTTTGCCATTCCAATTACCAGGAAGAATGGTACCACCATAAACGAATATGGACGGTAAATTGAGTCGAGCCATAGCCATTAGTGTTCCTGGCAAGCTTTTATCACATCCAGAAATTCCAACTATTGCGTCATATTGATGTGCTCTAACCATTACCTCAATTGAATCAGCTATTATCTCCCGGCTCACAAGCGAAGATTTCATCCCTTCGTGTCCCATAGCAATACCATCAGAAACAGCGATAGTAGTGAACTCTCTAGGTGTGTTTCCAGAGTCCTTCACACCTTCCTTTGCTTTTTGAGCAAGCTTTCCCAAATGAATATTACATGGAGTTGCCTCATTACACGTACTAGAAACCGCAACTAATGGTCTGCTAAGATCATCGTCAGAGAGACCCATCGACTTGTACATTGCCCTATGGGGGGCACGAGATGCTCCCTCAACTGTTTTTCTGCTCGGTAAAATCATTACAAATATCTAGATTAAAATGATAAAATAAAAACTTAATTCTTTGTTAAGATTATAGCATTACTCCAGGGTGGCCAATATTTTTATAGAATCCAAACCCTCAAACTTGAATATCGTCTCGCACATTCCACATTCGATGCTATTATTATGCAGCTCGTTTGAAGAGATCTCATTAAGGTATTCGCATTTTGGGCATGGGAAAGAAAAATTCAGTGTGAAACTTTCTAACTCAATTGATTCACTCATACCTTGTAAAAAATTTTCGAGCTATTTAAAATGAACTAAAAATATTCGCTAAATTATGACAAGACATATTAACTGTAAAAAATATTAAATTAAATATTTCGGTAGCTCACTATCTTGATAAGGATGCGGACATTAAATCACAATTGCATTTTTTGTAAGATTGTACTGAAAAATCTACCCAACGCAATAATTTACGAAGATGAAAAATTTTTGGCCTTTATGGACAAGTACCCAATAAACCATGGACATTCACTATTAGTACCTAAAGAGCATTTCAAAAATATTTTGGAAATGCCAATTAAGGAGGTAGGCGAGATGCATTCATTAGTCCCACGATTGGCTAAAGCAATCACTAGTGTACTAGGAAGCGACGGATTCAATATTAATCAAAATAATGGAAAATCTGCAAATCAGATTGTACCACATGTGCACGTTCACATAGTTCCTAGATATTCTATTGAGAAAGTTAGGGGTCAATGGCCGATGCGTAAGATAGCACAAATAAAGGAACTTGAAAATCTTGCTCATAAAATTAGGGAGAATATCGAGGGACTATGAATAACTGTGCTCTCACACTGGGAATAATTACTTATAACGAGGAACATAATATTTTAAAATTTTTTGATTCGATCAAATCTCAGCAACTAGCAAACAAGTTTGTTATAACCGAGGTAATTTTCGTAGACGATTCAAACGATGAAACTCCAAATCTAATCAGTAAGATAAAGGCTGAGAATCCAGAATACAATATTCGCCTCATTCACAATGATAAAAGAAAAGGTGCAAGTCAGGGATGGAATACTATATTCAGAAATGCAAAGGGTCGTATTATAATATTATTAGATGCGGACATCGAAATCGAAGAAAATTGTATATCAAAATTATCGAATAAGATCGGAGACAACGTGGGACTGTGCGCTTCTAATACCATCCCTAAAATTAAGAGTACGAATCTATATGCTTGTGCTTCAATTTTTATCGCCTCTTGGTTAAGATCGATAAGAATGCATGGCCTTTCTCAATACACAACTATGGGAAGAGCACTCGCTTTAGATGCTCATTTGGCTAAAGAGATAGAAATTCCAGAGGAAATAATAGCAATAGATCTATATCTTCAATGCAAAATACTTGAAATGAACCAGAAAGTACTTTATGTTGATGATGCAATGATCTATTTTAACCCCCCAATTACCAAACATGATTTTTTTAGCCAGATAATAAGAGCCCTAAGAGGACATAATCAGATTAAGGAACTAACACGAAAATTCGATTTCGATGTCCATGCCTCTTTAACCGTTAAAGAATTTATCAAGAATTCAATAAAATATCCTAAAGGTTCATTGTGTCTTTTATTGTGTTATATGCAGCTACCTATTTGCTACTTTAAGGATAGAAAGCAAGTCTCCCACCTGTGGGAACCTGCTAATAGTACGAAAAATTAGAATCGAAAAATTTCTCTTTTACATAATTGAAAAATAAAATCGAAGGATACGAAAATAAGGTTGACAATAAAATACACGGAAAGAATAATTCATAGCACTAAAAGATGGCAATCGAAGGTGAGGTTATTTGTAGAATTAAACGTGATTGATATTGCAATAACTAGTTTGAGAGAATAATAATAAAAACTGCAACGCATGCTAATGATCCAAATAGTGCTAATGTGGTCTTCCACATTCCAAGATTTTCCTTTTCTCCTATGTCCCACATGCCTCCAGTAGATTTGTTTGGGACTTGCCAATTCTTTATCACATCATAACTATAAAATTTCGATAAATCAGCTGATGGTGTCCAACTTGTAGTAAAACTAGAAGATCGGTTCGACGAAGAATTCATCAAATCGTATTTCCTTCTTGAATTTTCATCAGAAAGTACTTCGTACGCCTCTACTATTTGTAAGAACTTTTGATGAGACTCATTACTCTTGTTTTTGTCTGGATGGTGCTTGAGAGCAAGAAGTCTGAATGACTTTTTAATATCGGCATTAGTTGCATGTTGGTCTATCTCTAGTATGTCATAGTAAGACTGCGACAACAACATTAAAAGAACAGATCTAAAAATTAAGTATTTGCTTTAGATTAAAGAATATTGTAACTCTAAAATATGACAATTTCGAATAAATTTAGACGTGAAGATTCCATTCAAAAGAAAATCAGCCCGCTACAACAAAAAGGAAGCTGCAAGTATAAACAAAGAAAATTTTCAGTCCAATGAAACAGGGGAATTAAATATTAGCAACCCAGAGAAAAAATCTGAATATTCCAAATCCTCACTCTCCGTTGATGAATGTAATAATTCAACCCCAATAAAATCTAGATCAAACTGGCAGGTTTGTTTTGCTTGCAAGAATTTGATTTCTGGCGAAATCAAGAGGCCTGAAAGGAGGTGGAACCTGGATACAAGTCAACCGATGTGTATTGATTGCTATGAAAGAAAATTTGAAGAATTCGAAAAAATCAATAATTATTGCAATGGATGCAATAAGAAATTAGGCTTTATCAGGTATAACCCCAAACCTTTATGGACTATAAAAGGTCAATTATGCAGATCTTGCTGGGATTCAAAGAATTCTACGTTGTCAAAATAGAGGCGCTGGATGGATAGAACCAAGGTAAGATTATCTACAAGTCCAAAACTTAAAACCTCGTTTACATATCGTCAAGATTGTAATCATACATGTTTCTACCGAGTTCTGCCCGGCGATTAAGCAGTTGAAATTACGAGTGATAATTAACCCAGAAATTCAGTCAGATTTCATTTGTAAGAAGGGTGCTGGAAGCAATAGCTGTGCTCAATCCCCAATAATAAACCTATTTGGACTCATGTTGTTTTATTAATCAAATAGTTCAAAGTTCAATTTTACATGATCTACTCTATCTACAAAACACAGAAGCAATGATAAGATCTACCGCCAAAACATAGACACTATACCCAAACCAGTTATACACAAACCTGCATATGCTAATTGTGGTACGCTTATACTAATAGCACCTATAGCCATGCCAATCCCAGCTATAGCCATTAGAATTTCCCCTTTCCTTCTATTTGTTAAATGCAATACCATTATCATTAGTTTACAACGGGTTTATAAAATATTTCTATCTTGAACAAAAAAATTCGATTAGTCCTTAGAAACGACTATTATTCTATACTAAACAGTTGGGTGCGATGCTAATTTATTAATACGAGGAATTTTCCGAACATTTATCAAAACAATTTAAAAGCTACTGATCCTAAATAAAAATTACAGGTGGCTGAGTCCACCTGCACCAGACGTGTATGGTGATTGTCCTGGAAAGTTTCTTCTAAAATGTCCAGATGGTCTTTTTGATAATAATTCTATAAACCAAGCTTCGTGCTCAATTTCCTCCTGCATTATCCTCTGGGCAATATCGAATGTTCTTGGATCTTTTCCTCCGGTCATGTCGCATACTTCTCCCCACGATCGAATAGCACATTGTTCTGCCTCTAAAAGAACTTTCATGATAGAGGTCAAGTCTTTCCAATTCTCGGGCAAATAAGCATCTGGACATCCAGCTTGGGTTGCAAAATCTCTGATATCTCGTGGCAAACTTCCCCCCAATTCATAGAGTCGTGGAACCATAGCCTCAAAGTGGTTTCTATCTTCAATTCTTGCATCTTCAACGATCTCTTTGATTCCTTCTCCATCGAGACCTGTACAGTGCATCCTTAGTATAGTATAATAATAATAGGTGGTAAATTCGGCGCCTACGCCTTTGGTTATCAATTCCTTTAGTCTTTCAATATTAACACCATTTTTTTCTAATACTTCTAATGCGACTACATTTGGAACATACTCATTATTCTCAGTCATTATCAAACCTTAGATTAATGAATATAAAAATTTTATTATAAATTTATTCTAGTAGTGCTATGATAATTCAAATCTTAATCTTAGTGATTAATTACTTTAATATGTCATCCATCGACTCAAAGCCCTCTCGCTCAATTAACTGGAGCAAACAAATGGTAAAGCCAACGTGTGAACAATCATCGGTTTTACAGACCTTACATGACGGTACACAATCAACTATATCCACAAAAACGTCCTGTCCCAAAAATCTATCAAATAATCTTACCAAACCAACCATAGGAAAATCAACATATTTCAAGATTAAAGGAGGATTCTGATCGTAGCCTTCTCTATCAAATGACTTGCAATTCATCCAATTCAAGAATGCAAATGTTCCTTCATCCAAACTCTCGCATTTCTCGGCTTTTTTTAACTGGAGGCTATTAGTTTTGATTTTGTCTTTACTAGACATTATCTATCTTAGTAATCTAGTATACAAAACTCATAAATATAAGGCTTTAAGTTGATTTAAGGCGTAAACAAAGGTGCCGATTGGATCCTATCAGTCAAAATGATTAGTGTGAGGATTTTCCACAGGAAATCCATACATGGACCACTTTTTATCAACCAACAATTTCGTTTCCTCATCGACGTGAACTTCTTCCTGAACCTCTCTAAAGAAACCCTCCTCTTTCCATTTGGTTGTGGCGTCAATTCCCATTTTTGATCCAAAATTAACCAAAGGAGATGAAGGATCTAACGTATCAGTAGGCACATTCTCTATTATTAATATATCCCGTTTTGGATCTGCCTTGGTTGTTATGGCCCATATAACCTTATCCATATCATGAACATCAATATCATGATCAACTACGACAAAAATCTTAGTTAAGGAAAGTTGGCCTAGCCCCCATAATCCCATCATCACCTTTTTTGCTTGCCCAGGGTACCTTTTTTTAACGGAGATTATTCCCAATCCTTGAAACCATCCCGCTGCAGGCATCGAGAAATCCATTACTTCGGGTTGGAACATTTGAATCAAAGGTAAAAAAGATCTTTCTATTACCTTTCCAAAATAAGCATCCTCAAGAATGGGTTTTCCAACGACTGTGGTTAAGTAAATGGGCTTTTTTCTATGCATGACGCCGGTTAACGTAAAAACAGGGAATTTATCAGGGGGCGTATAATAACCCGTATGATCTCCAAATGGCCCTTCAATTTCTAAGTGTTGGGGATCAATGGTGCCCTCGAATACGATTTCGGAATTAGCAGGTACCTCCAAATCTACT belongs to Candidatus Nitrosocosmicus arcticus and includes:
- a CDS encoding J domain-containing protein, with the protein product MSQSYYDILEIDQHATNADIKKSFRLLALKHHPDKNKSNESHQKFLQIVEAYEVLSDENSRRKYDLMNSSSNRSSSFTTSWTPSADLSKFYSYDVIKNWQVPNKSTGGMWDIGEKENLGMWKTTLALFGSLACVAVFIIILSN
- a CDS encoding glycosyltransferase: MNNCALTLGIITYNEEHNILKFFDSIKSQQLANKFVITEVIFVDDSNDETPNLISKIKAENPEYNIRLIHNDKRKGASQGWNTIFRNAKGRIIILLDADIEIEENCISKLSNKIGDNVGLCASNTIPKIKSTNLYACASIFIASWLRSIRMHGLSQYTTMGRALALDAHLAKEIEIPEEIIAIDLYLQCKILEMNQKVLYVDDAMIYFNPPITKHDFFSQIIRALRGHNQIKELTRKFDFDVHASLTVKEFIKNSIKYPKGSLCLLLCYMQLPICYFKDRKQVSHLWEPANSTKN
- the dps gene encoding DNA protection during starvation protein gives rise to the protein MTENNEYVPNVVALEVLEKNGVNIERLKELITKGVGAEFTTYYYYTILRMHCTGLDGEGIKEIVEDARIEDRNHFEAMVPRLYELGGSLPRDIRDFATQAGCPDAYLPENWKDLTSIMKVLLEAEQCAIRSWGEVCDMTGGKDPRTFDIAQRIMQEEIEHEAWFIELLSKRPSGHFRRNFPGQSPYTSGAGGLSHL
- the purC gene encoding phosphoribosylaminoimidazolesuccinocarboxamide synthase yields the protein MKLIRIGKVKDIYETKDNTLILSFSDRVSAFDVILNDEIPCKGKVLCDFALFWFKILKGKNHFRRRVAPSKIEVKKLNMIPIECVVRSYLYGSLYSRYLQNDIDITGSGKYFANKDLQLAAKLPALLFDPTTKSDQHDKPLSETEILKNKIVSHTEFSQLKKLSLDLFSQVNAIVSASGFILSDIKFEFGKDQKTGEIMLGDSIGPDEFRIWNKDDYQVGQTQDSYDKQILRDWLEDIGFRQEIDQCNNNNTHPKIPKLPKDIIEKVSQRYIDAYERITRSTFEKLD
- a CDS encoding HIT family protein, which codes for MRTLNHNCIFCKIVLKNLPNAIIYEDEKFLAFMDKYPINHGHSLLVPKEHFKNILEMPIKEVGEMHSLVPRLAKAITSVLGSDGFNINQNNGKSANQIVPHVHVHIVPRYSIEKVRGQWPMRKIAQIKELENLAHKIRENIEGL
- the psmA gene encoding archaeal proteasome endopeptidase complex subunit alpha encodes the protein MLPAAAGYDRGITVFSPDGRLYQVEYAIETVRRGTLALGIKSTDGVILAVEEKTRKLQISNVTQKIFQIDDHIGLAAAGYIPDARTQVDHARFFAQSNRLIYDEVVDVEGVAKNLADMAQQYTQYAGARPFGVALILAGVDKNGIGLYLTDPSGTYIGYDAVAIGAGSEQVTEHLEKNYKNDIGLDKACILAIESIFMVSEEKTGTKHIRLAVIDSESKTLRMMSLEEIENYSKQVQNKESQS
- a CDS encoding DUF371 domain-containing protein — translated: MLTEEIQFYGHKNIRSLHARTIEVTKDSHLTLRGDCIIGVNANKSCYDLTSDMKNKIKTNHSFIEIELIVEPFNIKIHGFGNDNLLLTHNHDIVLRKSEFICNRTLCLNCNISALHIPRKIVQLLRDPYKQGLLLIRVE
- the ilvD gene encoding dihydroxy-acid dehydratase; translation: MILPSRKTVEGASRAPHRAMYKSMGLSDDDLSRPLVAVSSTCNEATPCNIHLGKLAQKAKEGVKDSGNTPREFTTIAVSDGIAMGHEGMKSSLVSREIIADSIEVMVRAHQYDAIVGISGCDKSLPGTLMAMARLNLPSIFVYGGTILPGNWNGKPVTIQDVYEAVGTFDAGKMSLEELISLENVACPSAGSCAGMYTANTMASISEALGMSLPGSATPPAESEERYKVCFETGKSIDHLLIDDLKPRDIMTYEAFENAIMMANAIGGSTNAILHLLALSRETGIDLDIKDFEYIRRKTPHIANMRPGGNYVMINLDNIGGIPVILKSLLDKGILNGDVETVTGKTMKENLESFDFSDSRSYYKAHKTEYRNILRTVDNPINKEGTLKILFGNLAPEGAVVKVAGLKEDKFEGVAKVYDSEESAFDAVSKREISEGDVVVIRYEGPKGGPGMREMLAVTAAIVGQGLGEKVAMLTDGRFSGATRGFMVGHVSPEAMVGGPISIIKNGDKVKIDLLKESIDLKISKKESTNRIKKFKPIKNRYQSGALAKYATLVKSASEGAITSPIPKYMKKNYT